A part of Gemmatimonas groenlandica genomic DNA contains:
- a CDS encoding TldD/PmbA family protein, producing MSESSSDTMRDSISDTKAMAAIGVLSREQAQAIVERAVKLSKADAVRVSVNSSRETNLRFADNQMSTSGVTTNSTIRIQSVFGKRKASVVTNDRSDEGLRRAVEQSEALARLAPEDPEYLGELPPQTYAPVNAWFDRTADLSAEDRAKAAMTALAPARAAKDLTVAGFIICNASASAIGNSAGLFAYHRGTSANYTLTARTTDGTGSGWVGSESTDWSAIDFQSVADRAIDKARRSRNPVGIEPGRYTVIFEPEATANLVSLMGGAFQARSADEGRSAFSKAGGGTRLGEKIVDERVTLISDPGDALILGSPFDGEGMPTGKQTWVQNGVLNQLAYNRFWANKQGKTATGGAQSLRMASGKDSIESMIASTTRGVLVTRLWYLRPLDARTLMYTGLTRDGTFLIENGKIARSIKNFRFNDSPLFMLNNLEGVGAAVRTAGGEGGPGVAMPPIKVRDFNFSSSSDAV from the coding sequence ATGAGCGAGTCCTCGAGCGACACCATGCGCGATAGCATAAGCGACACGAAAGCCATGGCTGCGATCGGCGTGCTTTCGCGCGAACAGGCGCAGGCGATCGTCGAGCGCGCCGTGAAGTTGTCCAAGGCGGACGCCGTGCGCGTCTCGGTGAACAGCTCGCGCGAAACGAATCTACGCTTCGCCGACAATCAGATGTCGACGTCGGGCGTGACGACCAACAGCACGATCCGGATTCAGAGCGTGTTCGGCAAGCGCAAGGCGAGTGTGGTCACCAACGATCGCAGCGACGAAGGACTCCGTCGTGCGGTCGAACAGTCGGAAGCATTGGCCCGATTAGCCCCGGAAGACCCCGAGTATCTCGGTGAGCTGCCGCCGCAAACGTACGCACCCGTGAACGCGTGGTTCGATCGCACCGCCGATCTGTCGGCGGAAGACCGGGCCAAGGCCGCGATGACAGCCCTCGCACCGGCGCGCGCGGCGAAAGATCTCACTGTGGCGGGCTTCATCATCTGCAACGCCAGCGCGAGCGCGATCGGCAACAGCGCCGGTCTGTTTGCGTATCATCGCGGCACGAGTGCCAACTACACGCTCACCGCGCGCACCACGGACGGTACGGGCTCGGGCTGGGTGGGCAGTGAGAGCACCGACTGGAGCGCCATCGACTTCCAGTCGGTGGCCGACCGTGCCATCGACAAGGCGCGTCGCTCGCGCAATCCAGTGGGCATCGAGCCCGGTCGCTATACCGTGATCTTCGAGCCCGAGGCCACGGCCAATCTCGTCAGTCTGATGGGCGGCGCCTTTCAGGCCCGTTCCGCCGACGAAGGACGCTCGGCATTCTCGAAGGCCGGTGGCGGCACGCGCCTCGGTGAAAAGATCGTGGATGAACGCGTCACGCTCATCAGCGACCCGGGCGACGCACTCATTCTTGGCTCGCCGTTCGATGGCGAAGGCATGCCCACGGGCAAGCAGACGTGGGTGCAGAACGGCGTGCTCAATCAGCTGGCGTACAATCGGTTCTGGGCCAACAAGCAGGGCAAGACGGCCACCGGCGGTGCGCAGTCGCTGCGCATGGCCAGTGGCAAGGACTCCATCGAGTCGATGATTGCCAGCACCACGCGCGGTGTACTGGTCACGCGGCTGTGGTATCTGCGTCCGCTCGACGCGCGCACGCTCATGTACACGGGACTCACGCGCGATGGCACCTTCCTGATCGAGAACGGCAAGATCGCGCGTTCGATCAAGAACTTCCGCTTCAACGACTCCCCGCTGTTTATGCTGAATAACCTCGAAGGCGTGGGAGCCGCGGTGCGTACGGCCGGCGGTGAAGGTGGGCCGGGCGTCGCGATGCCGCCCATCAAGGTGCGCGATTTCAACTTTTCCAGCTCGTCGGACGCGGTATGA
- a CDS encoding dienelactone hydrolase family protein yields MNASAHTARLAAGVALLFSVTAAGAQTTQPDYAAAMHREHMNETPTASAGARIAPRLDVVGETVTYATINGKAIKGFLAKPAAGAKTGKAIIMVHEWWGLNEGIQAMAKRYAGEGYTVLAVDLFGSVATTPDAAMKLYQAGMADIAGGEKNLGEAITYLKKAGATSVGSVGYCYGGHWSLRTGLVGGANLDAVVMYYGAPITDPAQLARLKAPVLGLFGGKDTGIPLDSVRAMEAAMKRGGRKVTINVYENANHAFANPTGQAYDKAAAEDAFAKTVGFFKANLK; encoded by the coding sequence ATGAACGCTTCCGCACACACCGCCCGCCTCGCCGCCGGCGTTGCCCTGCTCTTCTCTGTCACCGCCGCCGGCGCGCAGACCACGCAGCCCGACTACGCCGCGGCCATGCACCGCGAGCACATGAACGAGACCCCGACCGCATCCGCCGGCGCCCGCATCGCGCCGCGCCTCGATGTCGTGGGCGAGACGGTGACCTACGCCACCATCAACGGGAAGGCCATCAAGGGCTTCCTCGCCAAGCCGGCCGCCGGCGCCAAGACGGGCAAGGCGATCATCATGGTGCACGAGTGGTGGGGCCTGAACGAAGGCATCCAAGCCATGGCCAAGCGTTACGCCGGTGAAGGCTACACCGTGCTCGCCGTCGATCTGTTCGGATCGGTTGCCACCACGCCCGATGCCGCAATGAAGCTGTACCAGGCGGGTATGGCGGATATTGCTGGTGGTGAGAAGAACCTCGGTGAGGCCATCACGTACCTCAAGAAGGCCGGCGCGACGTCGGTCGGCTCGGTGGGCTACTGCTACGGCGGTCACTGGTCGCTCCGCACCGGCCTCGTGGGCGGCGCCAACCTCGACGCGGTCGTGATGTACTACGGTGCACCGATCACCGATCCGGCGCAGCTCGCGCGTCTCAAGGCGCCGGTGCTGGGCCTGTTCGGTGGCAAGGACACCGGCATCCCGCTCGATAGCGTGCGCGCGATGGAAGCAGCCATGAAGAGGGGCGGCCGCAAGGTCACCATCAACGTGTACGAGAACGCCAATCACGCGTTCGCCAACCCGACCGGCCAAGCGTACGACAAGGCGGCGGCCGAAGATGCGTTCGCCAAGACCGTGGGCTTCTTCAAGGCCAACCTGAAGTAG
- a CDS encoding TldD/PmbA family protein, with protein MTTRRDFLVTGGAALGALAIGPSALRALPGFKPLPALYTDAATRELMMEALDAAKRYGASWADVRISRNRNNSIQTRERQVTDVVDTDTMGCGVRVLVDGCWGFCATQELTKEGVGTAAQEAVAIAKANRIARDRRVELAPSPAHPNATWRSAYQIDPFTVPVETKADLLLRANAEALKVPNVRFVNSGLSFVKEERNYANTDGSVITQDYVRSWVTMSCTAVAPDRSGTAVRGPEVVQPAGRGWEYVLEADIVKNATKWGEEAAEKLTAKPVEPGRYDLILHPSQLFLTIHESLAHPTELDRAMGYEANYAGTSFMAPPEKVLGSLKLGPPMMNLVGNRNEVGALATIGYDDDGVQPDTFHIVKDGILNDYQTTREQAPWLSSWYAKNGKPVRSHGCSYAQSWADVQFQRMPNVSLQPGAKDLSWDDLIAATDKGIAMIGRASYSIDQQRYNAQFGAQLCYEVRKGKIVGQVKDAAYQMRTPDFWNTLDMLGGKSSYEFGGTFNDGKGQPGQANAVSHGCPPTRFKNANIINTGRTV; from the coding sequence ATGACTACTCGTCGCGATTTTCTCGTCACCGGCGGCGCCGCACTCGGCGCGCTGGCGATCGGTCCCAGCGCTCTGCGGGCACTGCCCGGATTCAAGCCGCTCCCCGCGCTCTACACCGACGCGGCCACACGCGAACTCATGATGGAGGCGCTCGACGCCGCCAAACGCTACGGCGCCTCATGGGCCGACGTGCGCATCTCGCGCAATCGCAACAACAGCATCCAAACGCGCGAACGCCAAGTCACCGACGTCGTCGACACCGACACGATGGGTTGTGGTGTGCGCGTGCTGGTTGATGGCTGCTGGGGATTCTGCGCGACGCAGGAGCTCACCAAGGAAGGCGTCGGTACGGCCGCGCAGGAAGCGGTGGCCATTGCCAAGGCCAATCGCATTGCGCGCGACCGTCGCGTCGAACTCGCACCCTCGCCGGCGCATCCGAACGCCACGTGGCGCAGCGCCTATCAGATCGACCCCTTCACCGTGCCGGTGGAAACCAAGGCTGATCTGCTTCTGCGCGCCAACGCCGAGGCACTGAAAGTGCCCAACGTGCGCTTCGTGAACTCCGGTCTCTCGTTCGTGAAGGAAGAGCGCAACTACGCGAACACCGACGGCTCGGTGATCACGCAGGACTACGTGCGCAGCTGGGTCACCATGAGCTGCACCGCCGTCGCGCCTGATCGCTCCGGCACGGCCGTGCGGGGCCCCGAAGTGGTGCAGCCGGCCGGTCGCGGCTGGGAATACGTGCTCGAAGCCGACATCGTGAAGAACGCCACCAAGTGGGGTGAGGAAGCCGCCGAGAAGCTCACGGCCAAGCCGGTGGAACCGGGCCGCTACGATCTCATTCTGCATCCGTCGCAGCTGTTCCTCACGATTCACGAATCGCTCGCGCACCCCACCGAACTCGATCGCGCCATGGGCTACGAAGCCAACTACGCCGGCACCAGCTTCATGGCACCGCCGGAGAAAGTGCTCGGCTCGCTCAAGCTCGGACCGCCCATGATGAACCTCGTGGGCAATCGCAACGAAGTCGGCGCGCTCGCCACGATCGGCTACGACGATGACGGCGTGCAACCCGACACCTTCCACATCGTGAAAGACGGTATTCTCAACGACTACCAGACCACGCGCGAACAGGCGCCGTGGCTGTCGTCGTGGTACGCCAAGAACGGCAAGCCGGTGCGCTCGCACGGCTGCTCGTACGCGCAGAGCTGGGCCGACGTGCAGTTCCAGCGCATGCCGAATGTGTCGCTGCAGCCTGGGGCCAAGGACCTCAGCTGGGATGATCTCATCGCCGCCACCGACAAGGGCATCGCCATGATCGGGCGTGCGTCGTACTCGATCGATCAGCAGCGTTACAACGCGCAGTTCGGCGCGCAGCTCTGCTACGAAGTGCGCAAGGGCAAGATCGTGGGCCAGGTGAAGGACGCCGCATACCAGATGCGCACGCCCGACTTCTGGAACACGCTCGACATGCTCGGCGGCAAGAGCAGCTACGAGTTCGGCGGCACCTTCAACGACGGCAAGGGCCAGCCCGGACAGGCGAATGCCGTGAGCCACGGCTGCCCGCCGACGCGCTTCAAGAACGCGAACATCATCAACACGGGACGCACGGTATGA